From the genome of Ananas comosus cultivar F153 unplaced genomic scaffold, ASM154086v1, whole genome shotgun sequence, one region includes:
- the LOC109704301 gene encoding homeotic protein female sterile-like: MARSSSAVARARLGLRVTAAAPKACDGGGSHSGRTRGCRRVTREVFKAVSSGGDAGEKGGCSAGAALGAARGGGDGCQGSGGGGSADPRWLAAAQAGNNAPRPRACPGWQQGAEAAVAAAAAACEAVTAGGDRLEESPEVGSKPEGVPEVRITL, from the exons ATGGCCCGCAGCTCAAGTGCGGTCGCCCGAGCTCGGCTCGGTCTGAGAGTCACCGCGGCGGCGCCCAAGGCatgcgacggcggcggcagccACTCCGGCAGGACGCGGGGGTGCCGGAGGGTCACGAGGGAGGTGTTCAAAGCGGTCTCGAGCGGCGGCGACGCGGGGGAGAAG GGCGGCTGCAGCGCGGGGGCAGCACTCGGGGcggctcggggcggcggcgatggtTGCCAGGGCTCCGGGGGGGGCGGCTCGGCCGACCCTAGGTGGTTGGCGGCGGCGCAAGCAGGGAACAATGCTCCTCGGCCCCGGGCTTGCCCAGGCTGGCAGCAGGGTGCAGAAGCGGCAgtggcagcggcagcggcagcgtgCGAGGCGGTGACGGCCGGCGGGGACAGACTGGAGGAGTCGCCGGAGGTTGGGTCAAAGCCAGAGGGGGTGCCGGAGGTGAGGATCACCCTTTAG